A part of Desulfobacter sp. genomic DNA contains:
- a CDS encoding PBP1A family penicillin-binding protein: MPLSPRKLAGVLIFFGLLTGAMAGGFYGLIYDLPEINRLKQFKPSSVTQVYSADNKIISRFYLEKRFPVSIDAIPQTLVDALIVTEDRNFFSHAGVNLKAIARAIIHDIRAGSFKQGASTLTQQLAKTLFLSSEKSIVRKIREAILAIQIERRYTKKEILELYLNQIYLGSGTYGVEAAARTYFNTSVEGLTLGQAALIAGLPKAPSVYSPLKNPDLARRRRATVLRLMLERGVISEPAHAAASAEPVSIPDHAPKMQPAPYFTAFLKKHIPEMTRGEYSTGGLSIFTTLNLGLQTVAENSVRRHLARLEKRMKKNGRPSPDPQAALIALDVHTGAIRAMVGGRDFRTSPFNRAVQAKRQPGSAFKPLVYAAALEQGYEQNHLLLDAPLSYDLSGGKTWKVNNFSRSFMGEITFRKALALSKNTPVVRLAERLGPETVISFARKAGITAPLSPYLSLALGTEEVSLIELTSAYSCFANRGIRALPHAVDRILDREGQQIFRHTPKKESVTNRTTAALTADMLRAVVYEGTGRKAAHIKKDIGGKTGTTDKYKDALFIGFSPDTACGVWVGNDDATSLGPYETGARAALPIWVDYMEAFLAGRPFQYFDIPDGTDMVYIRPDSGIRVPGPGTGVVRALLRTVSQTKK, translated from the coding sequence ATGCCCCTGTCGCCCAGAAAACTGGCCGGGGTCCTGATTTTTTTCGGACTGCTCACCGGCGCGATGGCCGGCGGGTTCTACGGACTCATATACGACCTGCCGGAGATCAACCGGTTAAAGCAGTTCAAGCCATCTTCGGTCACCCAGGTGTATTCTGCAGACAACAAAATCATTTCACGTTTTTACCTGGAAAAACGGTTTCCCGTCAGCATTGATGCCATCCCCCAGACACTGGTGGATGCCCTCATTGTAACTGAAGACCGGAATTTCTTCAGTCATGCAGGAGTTAACCTAAAGGCCATTGCCCGGGCCATCATCCATGACATCCGGGCCGGCAGCTTCAAGCAGGGGGCCTCCACCCTTACCCAGCAACTGGCAAAGACCCTGTTCCTCTCTTCTGAAAAATCCATTGTCCGTAAAATCCGGGAGGCCATTCTGGCCATCCAGATCGAACGGCGGTATACCAAGAAGGAAATCCTGGAACTCTACTTAAATCAGATTTATCTTGGTTCCGGTACCTACGGGGTTGAAGCGGCGGCAAGGACGTATTTCAACACGTCTGTGGAGGGGTTGACCCTTGGACAGGCCGCCCTCATTGCCGGCCTTCCCAAGGCCCCCAGTGTATACTCTCCCTTGAAAAATCCGGATCTTGCCAGACGCCGGCGGGCCACGGTGCTCAGGCTCATGCTGGAGAGGGGGGTCATCTCTGAACCTGCCCATGCTGCCGCCAGCGCCGAACCGGTTTCCATACCGGACCACGCCCCGAAAATGCAGCCGGCGCCCTATTTCACCGCCTTTTTGAAAAAGCATATTCCCGAAATGACCCGGGGGGAGTATTCAACCGGGGGCCTGTCCATTTTCACCACCCTCAATCTCGGCCTCCAGACCGTTGCAGAAAATTCGGTCCGCCGCCATCTGGCCCGGCTTGAAAAACGAATGAAGAAAAACGGACGCCCCTCTCCGGATCCCCAGGCCGCACTCATCGCCCTGGATGTCCACACCGGCGCCATTCGGGCCATGGTCGGGGGACGGGACTTTAGGACAAGCCCTTTCAACCGGGCTGTACAGGCCAAGCGCCAGCCCGGTTCGGCATTCAAGCCCCTGGTGTATGCAGCGGCCCTGGAACAGGGATATGAACAGAATCATCTCCTTCTCGACGCCCCCCTCTCCTATGATCTTTCAGGGGGCAAAACCTGGAAGGTCAACAATTTTTCCAGGTCATTTATGGGTGAAATCACATTCCGTAAAGCCCTGGCATTGTCCAAAAATACACCGGTTGTCCGCCTGGCAGAACGGCTTGGCCCTGAAACCGTCATATCATTTGCCCGGAAAGCCGGAATTACCGCCCCGCTGTCCCCCTACCTTTCCCTGGCTCTGGGCACGGAAGAGGTAAGCCTCATAGAACTGACATCGGCCTATTCCTGCTTTGCCAACCGCGGCATCCGGGCCCTGCCCCACGCCGTTGACCGCATCCTGGACAGGGAGGGGCAGCAGATATTCCGGCACACCCCTAAAAAAGAATCGGTGACAAACCGGACCACCGCAGCCCTGACCGCAGATATGCTCAGGGCTGTGGTCTATGAAGGCACAGGCAGAAAAGCCGCCCATATCAAAAAGGATATCGGTGGAAAAACAGGCACCACCGATAAATACAAAGATGCATTATTTATCGGATTCAGCCCGGATACGGCCTGCGGGGTATGGGTGGGCAACGATGATGCCACCTCCCTGGGGCCCTATGAAACCGGTGCCAGGGCCGCCCTTCCCATATGGGTCGATTATATGGAGGCCTTTCTGGCCGGCCGCCCCTTCCAATATTTTGATATACCCGACGGTACGGACATGGTATATATCCGCCCGGATTCCGGTATCCGTGTGCCCGGGCCGGGAACCGGCGTTGTCAGGGCACTGCTAAGGACGGTGTCCCAGACTAAAAAATGA
- a CDS encoding N-acetyltransferase gives MIRKAVLDDVNAIHGLLQFYSEQGELLARPLSQLYDHIRDFWVYEDPENRSILGCCALQFCWEHLAEIRSLAVDQDHTGKGIGSALTERCIQEAFYFNIKELFTLTYRPEFFNRFGFSEIDKARLPLKVWSDCIGCVSFPDCNETAMLKPL, from the coding sequence ATGATAAGAAAAGCCGTACTGGACGATGTCAATGCCATCCATGGCCTGCTGCAGTTTTACAGCGAACAGGGTGAACTGCTGGCCCGCCCGTTGAGCCAGCTCTACGACCATATCAGAGATTTCTGGGTCTATGAGGATCCGGAAAACCGCAGCATCCTGGGCTGCTGCGCCCTGCAGTTCTGCTGGGAACATCTGGCAGAAATCCGCTCCCTTGCCGTGGACCAGGACCACACCGGGAAAGGCATTGGCAGCGCCCTTACTGAGCGCTGCATCCAGGAGGCCTTTTACTTCAACATAAAGGAATTATTCACCCTCACCTACCGTCCGGAATTTTTCAACCGGTTCGGATTTTCAGAAATAGACAAGGCACGGCTGCCGCTCAAGGTATGGTCCGATTGCATCGGCTGCGTCTCCTTCCCGGACTGCAACGAAACCGCCATGCTCAAACCGCTTTAA